The following coding sequences are from one Kosakonia sp. H02 window:
- the cecR gene encoding transcriptional regulator CecR — protein sequence MNTTPSTTKGEQAKNQLIAAALAQFGEYGLHATTRDIAALAGQNIAAIPYYFGSKEDLYLACAQWVADFISENFRPHVQAAEALFAQPNPDKAAMRELIHRASQNMITLLTHDETLNLSKFISREQLSPTRAYQMVHEQVIAPMHRHFTNLLAGYTGRDADDTQTIIHAHALIGQILAFRLGRETILLRAGWTQFDEEKTALIIQVITCHIDLILQGLTHRSPEL from the coding sequence ATGAATACAACACCGTCGACCACTAAAGGTGAGCAGGCCAAAAACCAGTTAATCGCCGCCGCACTGGCGCAGTTTGGCGAATATGGCTTGCACGCTACTACGCGGGATATCGCCGCGCTGGCCGGGCAAAATATTGCCGCGATCCCTTACTATTTCGGATCAAAAGAGGACTTATACCTCGCCTGTGCGCAGTGGGTCGCCGACTTTATTAGCGAAAATTTTCGCCCTCACGTACAGGCTGCCGAAGCGCTGTTTGCACAGCCGAATCCTGATAAAGCCGCAATGCGCGAGCTGATTCACCGCGCCAGCCAAAATATGATTACGTTGCTGACGCATGACGAAACGCTCAACCTGAGCAAATTTATCTCCCGCGAACAACTCTCCCCGACGCGAGCTTACCAGATGGTGCATGAGCAGGTTATTGCCCCGATGCACCGACACTTCACCAACCTGCTCGCTGGTTACACTGGACGCGATGCCGACGATACGCAAACCATCATCCATGCTCATGCGTTAATCGGCCAAATCCTCGCGTTCCGCCTCGGTCGGGAAACCATTTTGCTGCGTGCCGGGTGGACGCAGTTTGACGAAGAGAAAACGGCACTGATCATTCAGGTTATCACCTGCCATATCGATCTTATCTTGCAAGGATTAACGCACAGGAGTCCGGAGTTATGA
- the rhlE gene encoding ATP-dependent RNA helicase RhlE, with protein sequence MSFDALGLNPEILRAVAEQGYLEPTPIQQQAIPAVLQGRDLMASAQTGTGKTAGFTLPLLQRLVQTEPHAKGRRPVRALILTPTRELAAQVGENVREYSQYLNIRSMVVFGGVSINPQMMKLRSGVDVLIATPGRLLDLEHQNALKLDSVEILVLDEADRMLDMGFIHDIRRVLAKLPPKRQNLLFSATFSDEIKQLAEKLLRNPLEIEVARRNTASEQVTQHVHFVDKKRKRELLSQMIGQGNWQQVLVFTRTKHGANHLAEQLNKDGITSAAIHGNKSQGARTRALADFKSGGIRVLVATDIAARGLDIEELPHVVNYELPNVPEDYVHRIGRTGRAAATGEALSLVCVDEHKLLRDIERLLKKEIPRIAIEGYEPDPSIKAEPIQNGRGQGGARQGSGRGQGGGGRGQSAPRRNEGEAQKPRAPRRSEGGAAKAEGGRRLDDGAKPAGNPTRRRRPRKPSSAQ encoded by the coding sequence ATGTCATTTGATGCCCTTGGCCTGAATCCGGAAATCCTGCGCGCTGTTGCCGAGCAGGGTTACCTTGAGCCAACCCCTATTCAGCAGCAGGCTATTCCGGCGGTGCTGCAAGGCCGCGACCTGATGGCCAGCGCCCAGACCGGCACCGGTAAAACCGCCGGTTTTACCCTGCCGCTGCTGCAACGCCTGGTGCAAACTGAACCTCATGCCAAAGGCCGTCGCCCGGTGCGCGCGTTGATCTTAACGCCGACCCGTGAGCTGGCAGCGCAGGTGGGGGAAAACGTACGTGAGTACAGTCAGTACCTGAATATCCGTTCTATGGTGGTTTTCGGTGGGGTCAGCATTAACCCGCAGATGATGAAACTGCGTAGCGGTGTGGATGTGCTGATTGCGACGCCTGGTCGTCTGCTCGATCTTGAACACCAAAATGCCCTGAAACTGGATAGCGTCGAAATCCTCGTGCTGGATGAAGCTGACCGCATGCTGGATATGGGATTTATCCATGATATTCGCCGCGTGCTGGCGAAACTTCCGCCGAAACGTCAGAACCTGCTGTTCTCCGCAACTTTCTCTGATGAGATCAAGCAACTGGCGGAAAAACTGCTGCGTAACCCGCTGGAAATCGAAGTGGCGCGTCGTAACACCGCTTCTGAACAAGTCACCCAGCATGTCCATTTCGTTGATAAGAAACGCAAACGGGAACTGTTATCACAGATGATTGGTCAGGGGAACTGGCAGCAGGTGCTGGTCTTTACCCGTACCAAACATGGCGCCAACCACCTGGCGGAACAGTTAAATAAAGATGGCATTACCAGTGCGGCTATCCACGGTAACAAAAGCCAGGGCGCACGTACCCGCGCGCTGGCCGATTTTAAATCCGGCGGCATTCGCGTGCTGGTGGCAACGGATATCGCCGCGCGCGGTCTGGATATCGAAGAGTTGCCGCATGTGGTGAACTACGAACTGCCAAACGTGCCAGAAGATTACGTGCACCGTATCGGCCGTACCGGACGCGCCGCAGCCACCGGTGAAGCGCTGTCGCTGGTCTGTGTCGATGAACACAAACTGCTGCGCGACATTGAACGCCTGCTGAAAAAAGAGATCCCGCGCATCGCTATTGAAGGCTATGAGCCGGATCCGTCCATCAAAGCCGAGCCTATCCAGAATGGTCGCGGCCAGGGGGGGGCACGTCAGGGCAGTGGACGTGGGCAGGGCGGCGGCGGTCGTGGTCAGTCCGCACCGCGTCGCAATGAGGGCGAGGCGCAAAAACCGCGCGCACCGCGTCGCAGCGAAGGTGGAGCCGCTAAAGCCGAAGGTGGGCGCCGTCTTGATGACGGCGCGAAACCGGCCGGTAATCCAACCCGTCGTCGTCGCCCGCGTAAGCCGTCTTCCGCGCAGTAA
- the dinG gene encoding ATP-dependent DNA helicase DinG produces the protein MALTAALKAQIAAWYKALQQQIPDFIPRAPQRQMIADVAKTLAGDEGRHLAIEAPTGVGKTLSYLIPGIAIAREEQKTLVVSTANVALQDQIFSKDLPLLRKIIPDLRFTAAFGRGRYVCPRNLAALASSEPNQQDLLAFLDDELTPGNQEEQKRCAALKTDLDSYKWDGLRDHTDKAISDDLWRRLSTDKASCLNRNCHYYRECPFFVARREIQEAEVVVANHALVMAAMESEAVLPEPKNLLLVLDEGHHLPDVARDALEMSAEITASWYQLQLDLFTKLVATCLEQFRPKTTPPLATPERLNAHCEELFELIASLSNILNLYLPAGQEAEHRFAMGELPDEVMEICQRLAKLTEMLRGLAELFLNDLSEKTGSHDIVRLHRVILQMNRALGMFESQSKLWRLASMMQASGAPVSKWVTREVREGQLHLLFHCVGIRVSDQLEKLLWRSVPHIVVTSATLRSLNSFNRLQEMSGLKEKAGDRFVSLDSPFNHVEQGKIVIPQMRYEPLMENEEQHIAEMATWFRLEVESKAHPGMLVLFASQRAMQLFLTYVADLRLLLLVQGDQPRYRLVELHRKRIDGGERSVLVGLQSFAEGLDLKGDYLTQVHIHKIAFPPIDSPVVITEDEWLKSLKRYPFEVQSLPSASFNLIQQVGRLIRSHACRGEVVIYDKRLLTKNYGKRLLDALPVFPISQPLMPDVIVKKPEQKRRKRR, from the coding sequence ATGGCTCTTACCGCCGCGCTCAAAGCGCAGATCGCCGCCTGGTATAAGGCGTTGCAACAACAGATCCCGGACTTTATCCCCCGGGCACCGCAGCGGCAGATGATTGCCGATGTGGCAAAAACGCTGGCGGGCGATGAAGGGCGTCATCTGGCGATTGAAGCGCCAACCGGCGTCGGGAAAACCCTCTCATATCTTATTCCGGGCATTGCGATTGCCCGCGAAGAACAAAAAACGCTGGTGGTCAGCACCGCCAACGTTGCCTTGCAGGATCAGATCTTCAGTAAAGACCTGCCCTTGTTGCGCAAAATTATCCCCGATTTACGTTTTACCGCCGCCTTTGGTCGTGGGCGCTATGTCTGCCCGCGTAATCTGGCCGCGCTCGCCAGTAGCGAGCCAAATCAGCAAGATTTGCTGGCGTTTCTTGACGATGAATTAACCCCGGGCAACCAGGAAGAGCAGAAGCGCTGCGCGGCGCTGAAAACCGATCTCGACAGCTACAAGTGGGACGGCCTGCGCGATCACACCGATAAAGCCATCAGCGATGATTTGTGGCGGCGTCTTAGCACGGATAAAGCCAGTTGCCTGAACCGTAACTGCCATTACTACCGTGAATGCCCGTTCTTTGTCGCGCGGCGTGAAATCCAGGAAGCGGAAGTGGTAGTGGCAAACCATGCGCTGGTGATGGCGGCGATGGAGAGTGAAGCGGTGTTGCCGGAGCCGAAAAACCTGCTGCTGGTGCTTGATGAAGGCCACCATCTGCCGGATGTCGCTCGCGATGCGCTGGAGATGTCGGCGGAAATCACCGCATCCTGGTATCAGTTGCAACTTGATCTGTTTACTAAACTGGTTGCCACGTGCCTTGAGCAGTTTCGCCCGAAGACCACGCCGCCGCTGGCAACGCCGGAGCGGCTCAACGCCCATTGCGAAGAGCTATTCGAACTGATCGCCTCGCTGAGCAATATTCTCAATCTCTACCTTCCTGCCGGGCAGGAAGCGGAACACCGCTTTGCTATGGGCGAACTGCCCGATGAAGTGATGGAGATTTGCCAGCGGCTGGCGAAACTCACCGAGATGCTGCGCGGGCTGGCGGAGCTATTTCTTAATGACTTAAGCGAAAAAACCGGCAGCCATGACATTGTGCGCCTGCATCGGGTGATTTTGCAGATGAACCGCGCGCTGGGCATGTTCGAAAGCCAAAGCAAATTGTGGCGGCTGGCCTCAATGATGCAGGCTTCCGGTGCGCCGGTCTCCAAATGGGTGACGCGGGAAGTGCGCGAGGGGCAACTGCATTTGCTGTTCCACTGCGTCGGCATTCGCGTGAGCGATCAGCTGGAAAAACTGCTCTGGCGCAGCGTTCCGCATATTGTGGTGACCTCAGCGACCCTGCGCTCGCTGAACAGTTTCAACCGTTTACAAGAGATGAGCGGCCTGAAAGAGAAAGCGGGCGATCGCTTTGTCAGCCTCGACTCGCCGTTCAATCATGTCGAGCAGGGGAAAATCGTCATCCCGCAGATGCGCTACGAGCCGCTGATGGAGAATGAAGAGCAGCATATTGCCGAAATGGCGACCTGGTTTCGCCTGGAAGTGGAGAGTAAAGCCCATCCGGGGATGCTGGTGCTGTTCGCCAGTCAGCGCGCCATGCAGCTATTCTTAACCTACGTGGCGGATTTGCGCCTGTTGCTGCTGGTGCAGGGCGATCAGCCGCGTTACCGGCTGGTGGAGTTACACCGTAAACGCATTGATGGCGGCGAGCGCAGCGTGCTGGTTGGTTTGCAGTCCTTCGCCGAAGGGCTGGATCTGAAAGGGGATTACCTGACTCAAGTGCATATTCATAAAATCGCGTTTCCGCCTATCGACAGCCCGGTGGTGATCACCGAAGATGAGTGGCTGAAAAGCCTCAAACGCTACCCCTTTGAAGTGCAAAGCCTGCCGAGTGCGTCGTTTAACCTGATTCAGCAGGTGGGGCGTTTGATTCGTAGCCACGCGTGCCGGGGTGAAGTGGTGATTTACGACAAACGGCTGCTGACCAAAAACTACGGCAAACGGCTGCTCGACGCGCTGCCGGTGTTTCCGATTTCGCAACCGTTGATGCCTGACGTTATAGTGAAGAAACCAGAACAAAAGCGCCGCAAGCGCCGTTAA
- the ybiB gene encoding DNA-binding protein YbiB, whose product MDYRTIIKEVGRGKNHARDLDFDTARSLYTHMLNGDVPELEMGGILIALRIKGEGEAEMRGFYAAMQEQTFKLTPPVAKPMPIVIPSYNGARKQANLTPLLAILLTKLGFPVLVHGVSEDPSRVVSETIFALLGIEATTHAGQAQAKLEGHQPVYVPVSALCPALEKQLALRWRMGVRNSAHTLAKLATPFAENAALCLSSVSHPEYLTRVGKFIADIGGRSLLMHGTEGEVYANPLRCPQINLVDSQGERVLFARHDALQPATGGAAKDADSTARWIEHCLSGREAVPESLKIQLACCLVATGEAETLEAGLARVAQTF is encoded by the coding sequence ATGGATTACCGCACCATCATCAAAGAGGTCGGCCGGGGTAAAAATCACGCGCGGGATCTCGACTTTGACACGGCCCGCAGCCTGTATACGCATATGCTGAACGGGGACGTACCGGAACTGGAGATGGGCGGCATTCTGATCGCCCTGCGCATTAAAGGGGAAGGCGAGGCCGAAATGCGCGGCTTCTACGCCGCCATGCAGGAACAGACCTTCAAACTGACGCCGCCGGTGGCAAAGCCGATGCCGATTGTCATTCCCAGCTATAACGGCGCGCGTAAACAGGCGAACCTAACGCCGCTGCTGGCGATTTTGCTGACCAAGCTCGGTTTCCCGGTGCTGGTGCACGGCGTCAGCGAAGATCCCTCCCGCGTGGTGAGCGAAACGATTTTTGCGCTGTTAGGCATTGAGGCGACAACGCACGCCGGCCAGGCGCAGGCAAAACTGGAAGGTCACCAGCCGGTTTATGTGCCTGTAAGCGCGCTGTGCCCGGCGCTGGAAAAACAGCTTGCGCTGCGCTGGCGGATGGGCGTGCGCAATAGCGCGCATACGCTGGCGAAGCTGGCGACGCCGTTTGCGGAAAACGCAGCGCTGTGCTTATCCAGCGTTTCGCACCCGGAATATCTGACGCGTGTTGGGAAATTTATTGCTGATATTGGTGGACGCAGTTTGTTAATGCACGGCACGGAAGGGGAGGTGTACGCCAACCCGCTGCGCTGCCCGCAGATAAACCTGGTGGATTCGCAGGGGGAACGCGTTCTTTTTGCGCGTCATGACGCGCTGCAACCGGCAACTGGTGGGGCGGCGAAAGATGCTGACAGTACCGCGCGCTGGATTGAACACTGCCTGAGCGGGCGCGAAGCGGTGCCGGAATCGCTGAAAATTCAGCTGGCCTGTTGCCTTGTGGCAACCGGTGAAGCGGAGACGCTGGAAGCCGGGCTGGCGCGGGTTGCGCAGACGTTTTGA
- the ybiJ gene encoding DUF1471 family protein YbiJ, with protein MKTIKYAVAAVALSTLSFGAFAAQSVNPAQTDSMDKIGVVSAHGATTLDGLEARLAAKAQAAGASGYSITSTTGNNKLSGTAVIYK; from the coding sequence ATGAAAACCATCAAATATGCTGTTGCTGCTGTTGCCCTGTCTACGCTCTCTTTCGGTGCCTTCGCGGCACAGTCTGTAAACCCTGCTCAGACAGATAGCATGGATAAAATCGGTGTCGTTTCCGCTCACGGTGCAACCACTCTGGACGGTCTGGAAGCTCGCCTGGCGGCAAAAGCACAAGCGGCTGGCGCGTCTGGTTATAGCATCACTTCCACGACCGGCAATAACAAACTGAGCGGCACCGCGGTTATCTATAAATAA
- a CDS encoding DksA/TraR family C4-type zinc finger protein, whose amino-acid sequence MASGWANDDAVQQQIDSTIEDAVARARRDIPGGESLKECEECGEPIPEARRQAIPGVRLCVKCQQEKDLHNSTFSGYNRRGSKDSQLR is encoded by the coding sequence ATGGCTTCAGGTTGGGCAAACGATGATGCAGTACAACAACAGATCGACAGCACGATTGAAGATGCGGTTGCTCGCGCTCGCCGCGATATCCCCGGCGGCGAAAGCCTGAAAGAGTGTGAGGAGTGCGGGGAACCGATCCCGGAAGCACGTCGCCAGGCGATACCCGGCGTGCGGTTGTGCGTGAAATGCCAACAGGAGAAAGATTTACATAACTCTACATTCTCAGGATATAATCGCAGAGGTTCGAAAGATAGCCAGCTACGTTGA